A region of Granulicella aggregans DNA encodes the following proteins:
- a CDS encoding sensor domain-containing diguanylate cyclase, translating into MGSSATTRSPMYGIVLRAIEYFDRKKWLQALATTCVSAVSFTVLMKLSLVLLFGNGIAVCWPMVGLVTAVMLKLPRRRWLWVMLGIVFGHIYIEQAYLLDEMVVDTVSDVAEVMITAYALPPFANLSEWMGQRNLLLRFIAFPVLLGPVFTSIPVGVVFSRELHVSFWTEAKNWFSADALGIVLWLPLALVVLSPETYALFRWPALPKTLGVAGLAVGVGAMVFGSRPLPVSFVVLPALLLVAVRLGFSASVLAVNLLAILGAIATLHGRGPFAFIDGEYRIIVLQVYLAMCMLSCFPVSIMMMERDTFERELREACDSMEQLATKDGLTGVANRRRFDRTLSVEWSRAARDKRELGLLMIDVDCFKMFNDCYGHPAGDRCLQSIAAALAGEAHRATDLAGRYGGEEFFVLMPGTDLAGALLVGERIRRAVEMMGLQHERNPHRVVTVSVGCHSMVPQRVGVSETLVDGADKALYLAKAGGRNRVEAYEGLADGRVSRAVLAAGS; encoded by the coding sequence ATGGGCTCGTCGGCCACAACCCGATCGCCCATGTATGGCATCGTCCTGCGAGCTATCGAGTATTTCGATCGGAAGAAGTGGCTGCAGGCTTTAGCGACGACCTGCGTCAGCGCAGTCAGCTTCACCGTCTTGATGAAGCTGAGCCTGGTGCTTCTGTTCGGCAATGGGATCGCTGTCTGCTGGCCGATGGTGGGACTGGTCACGGCGGTGATGCTGAAGCTGCCGAGGCGGCGGTGGCTGTGGGTGATGCTGGGGATCGTCTTCGGACATATCTATATTGAGCAGGCTTATTTGCTCGACGAGATGGTGGTCGATACGGTCTCTGACGTTGCTGAAGTGATGATTACGGCGTACGCGCTGCCGCCGTTTGCCAACCTTTCAGAGTGGATGGGGCAGCGCAACCTGCTGTTGCGCTTCATTGCGTTTCCGGTGTTGCTTGGGCCAGTCTTTACGTCGATTCCGGTTGGCGTTGTCTTCTCTCGAGAGCTGCATGTGAGTTTCTGGACGGAGGCGAAGAACTGGTTCTCCGCGGACGCTTTGGGCATCGTGCTGTGGCTGCCGCTGGCGCTGGTGGTGTTGAGTCCGGAGACCTATGCGCTCTTCCGTTGGCCGGCTTTGCCGAAGACCCTGGGTGTGGCCGGGCTGGCTGTGGGTGTAGGTGCTATGGTCTTCGGGAGTCGGCCTCTGCCGGTGTCGTTTGTGGTGCTGCCGGCACTGCTGCTGGTGGCGGTGCGGCTTGGGTTCAGCGCGTCGGTGCTGGCGGTGAACCTGCTGGCAATCCTGGGAGCGATTGCGACGCTGCATGGACGAGGGCCGTTCGCGTTTATAGATGGGGAGTATCGGATCATCGTCTTACAGGTGTACCTCGCGATGTGCATGCTGAGCTGTTTTCCGGTGAGCATCATGATGATGGAGCGCGACACATTCGAGCGGGAGCTGCGCGAGGCCTGCGACAGCATGGAGCAACTGGCGACCAAGGATGGGCTTACGGGAGTGGCAAATCGGCGGCGATTTGACCGGACCCTGTCGGTGGAGTGGAGCCGGGCCGCGCGGGACAAGCGGGAGCTTGGCCTGTTGATGATCGACGTGGACTGCTTCAAGATGTTCAACGACTGCTATGGCCATCCTGCGGGAGACCGGTGTCTGCAGAGCATTGCGGCGGCGCTCGCTGGCGAGGCGCACCGGGCGACCGATCTGGCGGGACGGTACGGGGGCGAGGAGTTCTTTGTCCTGATGCCGGGGACGGACCTTGCGGGGGCGTTATTGGTAGGGGAGCGAATACGGAGGGCTGTGGAGATGATGGGGCTGCAACATGAGCGCAACCCGCATCGGGTGGTGACGGTCTCGGTTGGCTGCCACAGCATGGTGCCGCAGCGGGTTGGAGTCTCCGAGACTCTGGTGGATGGGGCCGACAAGGCGCTTTACCTGGCGAAGGCGGGTGGCCGAAACCGGGTGGAAGCTTACGAAGGCCTGGCGGACGGACGGGTGTCTCGGGCGGTGTTGGCGGCAGGGAGCTAA
- a CDS encoding uracil-DNA glycosylase, with the protein MAPATDQLRAYVEYLRDLGIHDLYRQSDPLPAADLATLLAEFAPPPPKSLPAQSPSARTSPAPPMPVSPAAKPGAPSMQSHRMGGIPATEASPFAPPKAAPTPLNLKPAEAPAPPKPSFLEVPIPKPKSLDELMPLPQDRIAPDQRPAALQAIRDVIGDCTRCPLAYAGRRTIVFGDGDPNARLMFVGEGPGADEDASGIPFVGKAGQLLNNMIAAMGLKREQVYIANIVKCRPPANRTPEPVEANTCSPFLLEQIDVIRPEVIVALGGTAATYLLGVKQSLGSLRGTWHSCRGAKVAVTYHPAFLLRDPTQKGEAWKDLQRVMAELGLKPPTKSV; encoded by the coding sequence ATGGCCCCCGCAACCGACCAGCTTCGCGCATACGTCGAATACCTCCGCGACCTGGGCATCCACGACCTCTACCGCCAGTCCGATCCCCTCCCCGCAGCCGACCTGGCCACCCTCCTGGCCGAATTCGCACCACCACCACCGAAGTCCCTACCCGCCCAGAGTCCATCCGCGAGGACCTCACCCGCCCCGCCAATGCCGGTTTCCCCAGCCGCAAAGCCGGGTGCCCCATCCATGCAGTCTCATCGCATGGGTGGGATCCCAGCCACCGAAGCATCCCCCTTCGCCCCACCGAAAGCCGCACCCACACCCCTGAACCTCAAACCCGCCGAAGCCCCAGCCCCACCGAAGCCCAGCTTCCTGGAGGTCCCCATCCCCAAGCCAAAATCCCTTGACGAGCTGATGCCCCTCCCGCAGGACCGCATCGCCCCCGACCAGCGCCCCGCCGCCCTCCAGGCCATCCGCGACGTCATCGGCGACTGCACCCGCTGCCCGCTCGCCTACGCCGGCCGCCGCACCATCGTCTTCGGCGACGGCGACCCCAACGCCCGCCTCATGTTCGTCGGCGAAGGCCCCGGCGCCGACGAGGACGCCTCCGGCATCCCCTTCGTCGGCAAGGCCGGCCAGCTTCTCAACAACATGATCGCCGCCATGGGCCTCAAACGCGAGCAGGTCTACATCGCCAACATCGTCAAATGCCGCCCCCCGGCCAACCGCACCCCCGAGCCCGTCGAAGCCAACACCTGCAGCCCCTTCCTGCTCGAACAGATCGACGTCATCCGCCCCGAAGTCATCGTCGCGTTAGGCGGCACCGCCGCGACCTACCTCCTCGGAGTCAAACAGTCCCTAGGCTCCCTCCGCGGCACCTGGCACTCCTGCCGAGGCGCAAAGGTAGCCGTCACCTACCATCCCGCCTTCCTCCTCCGCGACCCCACCCAAAAAGGCGAAGCCTGGAAAGACCTCCAGCGCGTCATGGCCGAACTAGGACTGAAGCCACCCACGAAGTCTGTGTAG
- a CDS encoding DUF5597 domain-containing protein — MRILPLLLLASTTLLSASASELPRVEKTSTGSYRMMVDGHPYLILGAQVRNSSAWPEQLDHAWPLYKQLHANTAEIPVYWEVIEPQPGHFDFTSVDRILDGARKNNLRLVLLWFATWKNGEMDYAPQWVKQDTAKFPRMRDRAGDQIRVLSPISTTTRTADATAFAALMRHLKEVDSEQHTVIMMQVENEPGSLESDRDYSPEANRLFAEKAPTDLTKALNKKSGTWLEAFGPEEANEAFAAYYISTYINTVAKAGKAEYPLPMYVNVWLRERKSFERPGDAYPSGGATSNVLDLWKANTPSIDAIAPDNYVLDYAGYRDILHKYGRPDNPLFVPETILGGLGARYMFYAIGEYHSLSFAPFGLDAQVPPDYPIKQEDLFAGLAQNFKLLAPAVAQISDLQQKNAIQVAVEEDQITDLRQQWQKFDSVVTFGTPKPGYGGLFGSGTKNKTGRAMIAELASPESDEFLLCGFDSLVRFMPRRGSELRKAQFLSAEEGNFVDGKWQTSRLLNGDEVFFGISFPAEGKWVKVKLQAY, encoded by the coding sequence ATGCGAATCCTTCCGCTCCTCCTGTTAGCCTCCACCACCCTCCTCTCCGCCTCTGCCTCCGAGCTTCCGCGCGTCGAGAAAACGTCTACCGGCTCCTACCGCATGATGGTCGACGGCCACCCCTACCTAATCCTCGGCGCGCAGGTCCGCAACTCCTCCGCGTGGCCCGAGCAGCTCGACCACGCCTGGCCGCTCTACAAGCAGCTCCACGCCAACACCGCCGAGATCCCCGTCTACTGGGAGGTCATCGAGCCCCAGCCCGGCCACTTCGACTTCACCTCCGTCGACCGCATCCTCGACGGCGCGCGCAAGAATAACCTCCGCCTCGTCCTCCTCTGGTTCGCCACCTGGAAGAACGGCGAGATGGACTACGCCCCGCAGTGGGTGAAGCAGGACACCGCCAAATTCCCCCGCATGCGCGACCGCGCCGGCGACCAGATCCGCGTCCTCTCACCCATCTCCACCACCACCCGCACCGCCGACGCCACCGCCTTCGCCGCCCTCATGCGCCACCTCAAAGAGGTCGACTCCGAACAGCACACCGTCATCATGATGCAGGTCGAAAACGAACCCGGCTCCCTTGAAAGCGACCGCGACTACTCCCCCGAAGCCAACCGGCTATTTGCTGAAAAAGCGCCAACAGATCTAACCAAAGCCCTCAACAAAAAGTCCGGCACGTGGCTCGAAGCCTTCGGCCCCGAAGAGGCAAACGAAGCCTTCGCCGCCTACTATATTTCCACCTACATCAACACCGTCGCCAAGGCCGGCAAAGCCGAGTACCCCCTGCCCATGTACGTCAACGTCTGGCTCCGCGAGCGCAAGTCCTTCGAGCGCCCCGGCGACGCCTACCCCAGCGGAGGCGCGACCTCCAACGTCCTCGACCTCTGGAAGGCCAACACCCCGTCGATCGACGCTATCGCCCCTGACAACTACGTCCTCGACTACGCCGGCTACCGCGACATCCTGCACAAGTACGGTCGCCCCGACAACCCGCTCTTCGTCCCCGAAACCATCCTCGGCGGCCTCGGCGCGCGCTACATGTTCTACGCCATCGGCGAGTATCACTCGCTCTCCTTCGCTCCCTTCGGCCTCGACGCCCAGGTTCCGCCCGACTACCCCATCAAGCAGGAAGACCTCTTCGCCGGCCTCGCCCAGAACTTCAAGCTGCTCGCCCCCGCCGTCGCCCAGATCTCCGACCTCCAGCAAAAGAACGCCATACAGGTAGCCGTCGAGGAAGACCAGATCACCGACCTCCGCCAGCAATGGCAGAAGTTCGACTCCGTAGTCACCTTTGGCACACCCAAGCCCGGCTACGGCGGCCTCTTCGGCAGCGGCACAAAGAACAAAACCGGCCGAGCCATGATCGCCGAGCTGGCCTCACCAGAATCCGACGAATTCCTCCTCTGCGGCTTTGACTCCCTCGTCCGGTTCATGCCCCGCCGCGGCTCCGAACTCCGCAAAGCCCAGTTCCTCTCCGCCGAAGAAGGTAACTTCGTCGACGGCAAATGGCAGACCTCCCGCCTGCTCAACGGCGACGAAGTCTTCTTCGGCATCTCCTTCCCCGCCGAAGGAAAGTGGGTCAAGGTAAAGCTGCAGGCCTACTAA
- a CDS encoding S41 family peptidase, translating to MAPRTRRALFSVTLFLATCAVLGSAISRKVAAQSASDESTLRDSLHSFTDVYAKVEQNYAEKLDTDKIDKAIYDGAIPGMLHTLDPHSNFFDPKAFAQMREDQHGKYYGVGMSIQPQPDKTNNGIKIVVLAPFEGTPSYKAGIRPGDVIRTIDGKPTTGMDSAAVASQLKGPKGTHVAVGMEREGAAKLLTFDLVRDDITRPSVDLAFNVRPGIGYIRVTSFIETTSREVGDAIDTLNKDNDMKGLILDLRGNPGGLMIEAVNMSDKFLSKGQIVVSQRGRAFPDQVYRASHGEQGTKYPIVVLVNRGTASAAEIVSGALQDHDRALIAGETTFGKGLVQTVFQISENTGLALTTYHYYTPSGRLIQRNYDNVSLYDYYYVRDQGNTPKDKSNLEVKLTDSGRTVYGGGGITPDEKIEPTKANHFQNTLYQHYAFFDFSKHYLANHTIARDFVVDDAVMQQFKDFLKSQDVEYTDADIAGVNDWLKASIKSELFKSQFGQTEGLKVTAAWDPEVAKAITFLPEAQTLADRTKTGTKVASLNH from the coding sequence ATGGCCCCACGCACCCGCCGCGCCCTCTTCTCCGTCACGCTATTTCTCGCGACCTGCGCCGTTCTCGGCTCCGCCATCAGCCGTAAAGTCGCCGCCCAATCGGCATCCGACGAGTCCACCCTCCGCGACTCTCTGCACTCGTTCACCGACGTCTACGCCAAGGTCGAGCAAAACTACGCCGAAAAACTCGACACCGACAAGATCGACAAGGCGATCTACGACGGCGCGATCCCGGGCATGCTCCACACCCTCGATCCCCACTCCAACTTCTTCGATCCCAAGGCCTTCGCTCAGATGCGCGAAGACCAGCACGGCAAGTACTACGGCGTCGGCATGTCCATCCAGCCGCAACCCGACAAGACGAACAACGGCATCAAGATCGTCGTCCTCGCTCCCTTCGAAGGCACACCCTCCTATAAAGCCGGCATCCGCCCCGGCGACGTCATCCGCACCATCGACGGCAAGCCCACCACCGGTATGGACTCCGCCGCCGTCGCCTCCCAGCTCAAAGGACCCAAGGGCACCCACGTCGCCGTGGGCATGGAGCGCGAAGGTGCTGCCAAGCTCCTCACCTTCGATCTCGTCCGCGACGACATCACCCGTCCGTCGGTAGATCTCGCCTTCAACGTCCGCCCCGGCATCGGCTACATCCGCGTGACCAGCTTCATCGAGACGACCAGCCGCGAAGTCGGCGACGCCATCGATACCCTGAACAAAGACAACGATATGAAGGGCCTGATCCTCGACCTCCGCGGCAACCCCGGCGGTCTGATGATCGAAGCCGTCAATATGTCAGATAAGTTCCTGTCGAAAGGGCAGATCGTCGTCTCGCAACGCGGTCGCGCGTTCCCCGACCAGGTCTACCGCGCATCCCACGGCGAACAGGGCACGAAGTACCCCATCGTCGTCCTGGTAAACCGCGGAACGGCTTCAGCGGCGGAGATTGTCTCCGGCGCATTACAGGATCACGACCGCGCCCTCATCGCCGGCGAAACCACCTTCGGCAAGGGCCTCGTCCAGACCGTCTTCCAGATCTCCGAGAACACTGGTCTCGCCCTGACGACCTACCACTACTACACCCCGTCCGGCCGCCTCATCCAGCGCAACTACGACAATGTCTCTCTCTACGACTACTACTACGTCCGCGATCAGGGCAACACGCCCAAGGACAAGTCGAACTTAGAGGTCAAACTCACCGACTCCGGCCGCACCGTCTACGGTGGCGGTGGCATCACCCCCGACGAAAAGATCGAGCCCACCAAGGCCAACCACTTCCAGAACACCCTCTACCAGCACTACGCCTTCTTTGACTTCAGCAAGCACTACCTCGCCAACCACACGATCGCCCGGGACTTCGTCGTCGACGACGCGGTCATGCAGCAGTTCAAAGACTTCCTCAAGTCACAGGACGTTGAATACACCGACGCTGACATCGCCGGCGTAAACGACTGGCTGAAGGCCAGCATCAAGAGCGAACTCTTCAAAAGCCAGTTCGGCCAAACCGAAGGCCTCAAAGTCACCGCCGCCTGGGACCCCGAGGTAGCGAAGGCGATCACCTTCCTGCCCGAAGCCCAGACCCTCGCCGACCGCACGAAGACAGGCACCAAGGTAGCAAGCCTGAACCACTAA
- a CDS encoding peptidylprolyl isomerase, with protein sequence MAAFRMGGTDDRRERDCVQSVRAAGLIEIQAGAEAVAEFQVPAGKSLRVKMILSDVQVTVLGGVSSGRRSGLAWGGIAVLAAQMAFAPGGVAQTPHYQSPVSQGQVNAPVPQISLPLPAPITPNGTVVEDVIVQVNDQIINRSDLERAEQQLEQDAQTAHATPEEIADRQKTLLRDLIDQQLLLSRGKELGINADAEVIRRLDDIRKQNKLDSMEDLEKAARQQGVSFEDFKANIKNSIISQQVVRDEVGRRLQLTQAAEEAYYEKHKAEFSQPEQVRLSEILVPTPENATQEQIDQAKAKADGIAKQIKAGDSFESIAKLVSGGQTAAQGGDLGLFKRGALAKVLEDQTFSLQAGQNTDPIRTRQGFVILKVTAHQAEGTPPLKDVEQQVQEAMYSEQMQPALRAYLTKLRENAFIDIKSGFVDAGASTRQTKPVFSAYAAPVSKKQKKASKKRFDRGGGATNVAANAPAAVAKPAVIKLDKHGKPKKVKREKIRYGQSPEQALPAGPVTKGNGALVDTGIGRADNSGPGGSSTLPAPGTAIAPVAPLEGASTSTLSDSDADPLAPKLGPEKKTRFSAKAPEVKLRKEKVKTTKAKEKAIATPVAMTTDEKATKQTQAAPLGLNGDTATKKKQKRKKGEAKERLTPKPKDPNAPKPDENGVYPTPYHPATATPATKAPATDQLPPVTAPAPGGAPTGQPPVTPSNPNPTPPPTM encoded by the coding sequence GTGGCGGCATTTAGAATGGGAGGCACCGATGACAGGCGCGAGAGAGACTGCGTCCAATCGGTGCGCGCTGCCGGTCTTATAGAGATACAGGCGGGCGCAGAGGCAGTGGCGGAGTTTCAAGTTCCGGCCGGGAAGAGTTTGCGGGTAAAGATGATTCTTAGCGATGTGCAGGTGACGGTATTGGGCGGAGTGAGCAGCGGACGGCGTAGCGGTCTGGCATGGGGCGGGATCGCGGTGCTGGCAGCACAGATGGCCTTCGCGCCGGGCGGAGTGGCGCAGACACCTCACTATCAGAGCCCGGTTTCACAGGGGCAGGTGAACGCGCCGGTGCCCCAAATATCGCTGCCGCTTCCGGCGCCGATTACACCCAACGGAACGGTGGTCGAGGACGTGATCGTCCAGGTGAACGATCAGATCATCAACCGCAGCGATCTTGAGCGCGCGGAGCAGCAGTTAGAGCAGGATGCTCAGACGGCCCATGCCACTCCTGAGGAGATTGCGGACCGGCAGAAGACCCTGCTGCGCGACCTGATCGACCAGCAGTTGTTGCTGTCGCGGGGGAAGGAGCTTGGTATCAACGCCGATGCCGAAGTGATTCGCCGGCTGGACGACATCCGCAAGCAGAACAAGCTGGACTCGATGGAGGACCTGGAGAAGGCGGCACGTCAGCAGGGTGTCAGCTTCGAGGACTTCAAGGCGAACATCAAGAACAGCATCATCTCGCAGCAGGTGGTGCGCGATGAAGTGGGGCGCAGACTGCAACTGACGCAGGCGGCGGAAGAGGCTTACTACGAGAAGCACAAGGCGGAGTTTTCGCAGCCGGAGCAGGTGCGGCTAAGCGAGATCCTGGTGCCGACACCGGAGAACGCAACGCAGGAGCAGATCGACCAGGCGAAGGCCAAGGCGGACGGAATTGCCAAGCAGATCAAGGCCGGCGATTCCTTTGAGAGCATCGCGAAGCTGGTTTCGGGCGGGCAGACGGCGGCGCAGGGCGGCGATCTCGGTTTGTTCAAGCGCGGGGCTCTGGCGAAGGTGCTGGAGGACCAGACGTTCTCCTTGCAGGCCGGGCAGAACACGGATCCGATCCGGACGCGGCAGGGGTTTGTGATCCTGAAGGTGACGGCGCACCAGGCTGAGGGCACGCCTCCTCTGAAGGACGTGGAGCAGCAGGTTCAGGAGGCGATGTACTCCGAGCAGATGCAGCCAGCGCTGCGTGCCTACCTGACGAAGCTGCGCGAGAACGCGTTCATCGACATCAAGAGCGGCTTTGTCGATGCGGGTGCAAGCACCAGGCAGACTAAGCCGGTCTTCAGTGCCTATGCGGCGCCGGTCTCGAAGAAGCAGAAGAAGGCGAGCAAGAAACGGTTCGATCGTGGCGGCGGAGCGACGAATGTCGCGGCCAATGCGCCGGCAGCGGTCGCGAAGCCTGCGGTGATCAAGCTCGACAAGCATGGCAAGCCGAAGAAGGTGAAGCGCGAGAAGATCCGGTATGGTCAGTCTCCGGAACAGGCTCTCCCAGCAGGACCGGTGACCAAGGGAAATGGAGCCCTGGTGGATACGGGAATCGGGCGGGCGGACAACTCCGGACCGGGGGGCAGCTCGACGTTGCCCGCGCCGGGAACAGCGATTGCACCCGTGGCTCCGCTTGAGGGTGCGAGCACTTCGACGCTGAGCGATTCCGACGCCGATCCGTTGGCTCCGAAGCTGGGACCGGAGAAGAAGACGCGCTTCAGCGCGAAGGCCCCTGAGGTGAAGCTGCGCAAGGAGAAGGTGAAGACGACCAAGGCGAAGGAGAAGGCGATTGCGACTCCGGTGGCCATGACGACCGACGAGAAGGCGACGAAGCAGACGCAGGCGGCTCCGCTGGGGTTGAACGGCGACACGGCGACCAAGAAGAAGCAGAAGCGCAAGAAGGGCGAGGCGAAGGAGCGTTTGACGCCGAAGCCGAAGGACCCGAACGCGCCGAAGCCAGATGAGAACGGGGTGTATCCGACGCCATATCATCCGGCGACCGCGACTCCGGCTACGAAGGCTCCGGCTACGGATCAACTACCGCCGGTAACGGCGCCCGCTCCGGGGGGCGCTCCAACGGGCCAGCCTCCGGTGACGCCTTCGAACCCGAATCCAACGCCTCCACCCACTATGTAG